TCGGGCATGGCGGCGCGGTACTGCTCCTGCAGGGCGGGCAGTTCGCGGCGCAACCGCCGCAGCACGCGGACGGTGCGCAGCAGCAGGGCGCGGGCGCGCGCCTTGTCGCGCCGCCGGACCCGGACGCCGGACTGGGAGGCATCGGTGACCACCACGTGGTCGAACAGCGAGACGTGCCACCAGTGCGCGTCCTCCCGGGTGACCCCGATCAGGCCGTGCTGGGTGCGGCCGAACCACTGGTTGACCGCCCGCTTGACCAGCACCAGCAGCGCCCGGCTCGGCTCGCCGCCCGCCCGCCGCACCTGGATCTCGGCCGAGGGCACCGGCGGATTCGCGGCCGGATGCTTGATCGTCTCCGGGTAGTCGGCGCGCTGGGCCCGGGCGGCCGCCAGCGCGGCGACACCGCCGTCGCGCAACACCTTCGGACCCTCCAGGAAGTCCTCGATGCCCTGCAGGGTGGTGTGCACCAGGCCGTACTGCATGGCCACCAGGTGCTCGGCGATGGTGCGGAAGAACTGCTTGGTGATCGCCTTGCCGTCCAGGTCGGTGTGCATGGCGCCGACGATCAGGGAGTTGCGGGTGCTGAAGTAGCGCGCCCAGTCGTCGTAGTCCTTCCAGTAGAAGTCCGCGTGCCAGACCGCCGCGTTGGGCAGGGTCACGGTGACGAAGCCGTGCTCGCGGGCCCGCAGGCCGTACTCGACGTCGTCCCACTGGAAGAAGATGGGGATCGGCAGGCCGATCTTCGCGACCACCTCGGCCGGGATCAGGCAGGTCCACCAGGCGTTGTAGCCGGCGTCGACGCGGCGCTCCTGGTTCTTCTTCAGCATGCTGGTGTTGCGCAGCGCCTTGGGCACCTTCTGGCCGTGGCGCAGTTCGTGCAGGTGCACCTCCTCGGCCCCGACGTTGAGGTAGTCGGGGTTGAGCAGGAACAGCATCTGCGCGCCGACCAGCGTCGGCTCCACGGTGAGGTTGGCGAAGGCGTTGAGCCGCAACACCGTTTCCGGCTCACAGAGGATGTCGTCGTCCATCAGGATGACGTCGGCGTGCTCGTTGACCGCCGACACCTCGTACAGGCCGCGGGTGAACCCGCCCGCGCCGCCCAGGTTGGGCTGGCGGATGTAGCGCAGCTTGTCGCCGAAGGCGGGCTCGACCTCGCGGAAGCGGGGCCGGTCGGCGACCAGGTCGGTGCCCTGGTCCACGACGTAGACCGCGTCGATGGCGGCCAACACGGTGGGGTCGGCGGCCAGCGCGGCCACGGTCTCGGCGCAGTCGGCGGCCCGGTTGAACGTGCAGATGGCGATGGCGACCGGGCGCACCCGTTCGGGAGCGGGCGCGGTCCACACCAGCTCGGCGATGCCGAGCTCGCCGCCGTCGGCGTCGAACTCCAGCCACAGCGCGCCGCCGTCGACGTACTGGTCCAGCGGTGCGCTCAGCACCACCGTGCCGCTCTCGGCGGTGGTGAGGGTGTCGATGATGCGCCGGTGGCCGGCGATGTCGGAGGCGACCAACCGCACCCGCGCGCGCCTGCCGACCTCCAGGGTCATCGTCGCGGTCACCTCGGTGACGGTGGTCCAGCGCTGCCAGTAGCTGGCGGCGAACCGGCCGAAGTAGGTGTTGGTGTGGGCGGTGGCGCCCTTCTCCAGTCGCAGCGTCTGCCGCTCCCGTGCCGCCTTGCCCTTGACCACCGCGTAGAGCTCGTCGCTGACCTTGGCCGAGGGGCCGGTGAAGATGCCGCGTTGCAGCACCAGCCGGTCCGGCGCCCGATGGTCGACCCGCAGCGCGGCCGGTGCGGCGGCGGCGATGCGGTGGTCGTTCGATTCGGTAACGGCCTGGGTAGCCGACTGGTCCATGAAGTCCTCGAAATTCCTCATTTTTGTGCCGACGGGACCACACGCCCCGGTATGCCGAGCGCGGCGCAGCGAGGATATCAACCGATGATGGGCTCTGCCCCGTCAGCGACCGGTGGCCTCGGCCTGTTGTTCGGCTTCGGCCTCGGCCGCCCCGGTGAACACGAACGTGTCGTAGGCCCAGTACCGGAAGATCATCGCGACCGCCTGCCCGATCAGCGTGCCGGAGATGTTGTCGGCCAGCGGTGAGGCCAGGTCGAGCACGTAGCGGGAGAAGCCCAGGCAGCCGAGCTGCAGGCCGATGGCGATCGCGTTGAACAGCGCGTAGAGCAGGTATTCGCGGACGGGATTGCCGGACTGCTTGTGGCCGAAGGTCCACCACTTGTTGCCGAAGTAGGTGACCACGGTGGCGAGCGCGATGGAGATGATCTTGGCGGGGAGCGGAGCGTGACGCATCACACCGCCGTCGATCCAGAACACCAGCAGGTTGTAGGTGCCCGCGTCGACCAGGAAGCCGATGACGCCGACCACGAGGAACGGCCCGCCACCCTTGCGCAGCAGGCCCAGGAGGGTCGCGCTCAGCGGCGCGCGCACGTCCCCCGGCGCGGGCACGGATGCGGCGGCGAGTTTCTCGGCCGGTGCGGCGGGATGCTCGGGGTAGGACACCTCGGCGACGGTACCCCAGCGGTGTACCCTCCCCGGTGTCCCCTTCACCGCCGAGATGAGGATTGACCCGGGTGGACTCCACCGACCTTCGCATCGCCGCCGTGGTCCCGTGCCACAACGAGGAGGCCTCCGTCGCCAAGGTCGTCACCGACCTGCAGGCCGCCGTGCCGGGAATCGTCGTCTACGTCTACGACAACCTGAGCACCGACCGCACCGCCGAACGCGCCAGGGAAGCGGGCGCGATCGTGCGGCACGAGCACACCAAGGGCAAGGGCAACGTGGTGCGCCGCGCGTTCGCCGACATCGAGGCCGACGTCTACCTGATGATCGACGGTGACGACACCTACGAGGCCTCGGCCGCGCCGCTGATGATCAAGACGCTGCTGGAGGGCCCCTACGACCACGTGCTCGGCGTGCGCAAGCAGGACGAGGGCGCCTCGGCGTACCGGGCGGGCCACGAGACCGGCAACAAGGTGCTCAACGGCGTGGTCGGCAAGGTCTTCGGCGAGAACGTCGAGGACATGCTCTCCGGCTTCCGGGTGTTCTCGCGCCGCTTCGTCAAGAGCTTCCCCGCGGTCTCGCGGGAATTCGAGATCGAGACCGAGCTGACCGTGCATTCGCTGCACCTGCGGGTGCCGCAGACCTCGGTCCCGGTCGGCTTCCGGGACCGGCCCGCGGGCAGCGAGAGCAAGCTGCGCACCTACCACGACGGTTTCAAGATCCTGGCGTTGATCATCGGCCTGGCCAGGCACGAACGCCCGGTGGCGTTCTACGGCCTGTTCGGCTCGCTGGCCTGGCTGCTGTCGGTCGTGCTCACGGTGCCGATCGTCATCGAGTTCACCCGCACGCACGAGGTGCCGCGGTTCCCGACGCTGTTCCTCGGCTTCACCCTGCTGCTGCTGGGCAGCCTGGCCTGGACCGCCGGGCTCATCCTCGACGGCATCCGCCGCTCCCGGCACGAGGCGTCTCGCCTTGTGTACCTGCGGTATTCGGCGGTCGGCGCGGACGAGCCGGCCGACGGGCAGGTGCGCGAGCGCGGGCTACGCGGTGACGGGACCGCGCGGTGACGACCTCCGCCGACCGCAACACCGCCACCGACTCCGGCGATTCCGAGTCCGACACGACGTCCGACACGACGTCCGGCACCACGTCCGGCACCCCATCCACCGTGACCGGCCGCGACCGGTCCGAGTCCGGTGCCGACGCGGCGACGACCACCGACCCGACGACCACCGACCCGACGACGGTCGACTCGGCCACGGCCGACACGACGAGCACGCACGCGGCGAGGACCACCGTCGAAACGACCGGCGCGGCAACGGAACCCGCCGGACGGACCGCCCCGATCCGGGCGTTCGCGCGCCGCGCACATCGGCGGTTCGGCGGCGCCACCCTGGCCTTCGCCCTGCTGGCGACGCTGTTCGGCGCGGTGTTCGCCGTCATCACCCCGCCGTTCTGGGGCCACGACGAGATCACCCAGTTCGGCCGCGCCTACCAGGTCGCCCACGGCGGGTTCCTGCCCACCGAGATCGAGGACGACCGCGGCGTTGCCTACGGCGGCGTGATCCCGCCCGGCATCGACGACCTGATGGGTTACGCCTTCCACGACTACCAGGAGAACCCGGAGGAGCCGGGCGCGATGGTGGCCGACCCGGGCGCCTACGAACGGCTGCGCTCGGCCGACATCGGCACCGAGCTGCGCCCGATCTGGTTCACCAACACCGCCGCCTACTCGCCGGTGGCCTACGTGCCGGCCGCCGTGGGCATCCGCGTCGCCGAGGCGGTCGGTCTCGACGTCGGCGGCGTCGTGTTGCTCACCCGGCTGGCCGGGCTGCTCGGTTACCTGGTGGTGGCCGGGTTCGCGCTCTACGCGCTGCGCGCCCACCGCATCCAGTGGCTGGCGTTCACGGTGGCCGTGCTGCCCATCGCGATCTTCCAGGCGGGCACCGTCACCGCCGACAC
This sequence is a window from Nocardia farcinica. Protein-coding genes within it:
- a CDS encoding glycosyltransferase, with protein sequence MDSTDLRIAAVVPCHNEEASVAKVVTDLQAAVPGIVVYVYDNLSTDRTAERAREAGAIVRHEHTKGKGNVVRRAFADIEADVYLMIDGDDTYEASAAPLMIKTLLEGPYDHVLGVRKQDEGASAYRAGHETGNKVLNGVVGKVFGENVEDMLSGFRVFSRRFVKSFPAVSREFEIETELTVHSLHLRVPQTSVPVGFRDRPAGSESKLRTYHDGFKILALIIGLARHERPVAFYGLFGSLAWLLSVVLTVPIVIEFTRTHEVPRFPTLFLGFTLLLLGSLAWTAGLILDGIRRSRHEASRLVYLRYSAVGADEPADGQVRERGLRGDGTAR
- a CDS encoding DUF2142 domain-containing protein — translated: MTTSADRNTATDSGDSESDTTSDTTSGTTSGTPSTVTGRDRSESGADAATTTDPTTTDPTTVDSATADTTSTHAARTTVETTGAATEPAGRTAPIRAFARRAHRRFGGATLAFALLATLFGAVFAVITPPFWGHDEITQFGRAYQVAHGGFLPTEIEDDRGVAYGGVIPPGIDDLMGYAFHDYQENPEEPGAMVADPGAYERLRSADIGTELRPIWFTNTAAYSPVAYVPAAVGIRVAEAVGLDVGGVVLLTRLAGLLGYLVVAGFALYALRAHRIQWLAFTVAVLPIAIFQAGTVTADTMTNALALLVSALLVKGLFLGRDLTRAETVALLAATLLLPLSKPTYVLLAMLVVLIPVRRFAFFGGVAATGFDWRRLIPWVFAGTGAVAFAIWMKIAAPTGDGMSLMRPRHQWYTVKPDEQLGEILGDPFRFLGVFRDSIVYRDQRWFTQFFGELGFAYIDVPALAVLGCLLALAVSLGIGDRMDGAAATTRRTLLVALTVAASVAMIYVTLYMSFTPVGFYIIDGVQGRYFVPLALTGCAVLLRWMPWRLTDARGRTPTWGPGLTVVAATTVALVATVVKYHSIVWG
- a CDS encoding GtrA family protein, with amino-acid sequence MSYPEHPAAPAEKLAAASVPAPGDVRAPLSATLLGLLRKGGGPFLVVGVIGFLVDAGTYNLLVFWIDGGVMRHAPLPAKIISIALATVVTYFGNKWWTFGHKQSGNPVREYLLYALFNAIAIGLQLGCLGFSRYVLDLASPLADNISGTLIGQAVAMIFRYWAYDTFVFTGAAEAEAEQQAEATGR
- a CDS encoding glycosyltransferase, with amino-acid sequence MDQSATQAVTESNDHRIAAAAPAALRVDHRAPDRLVLQRGIFTGPSAKVSDELYAVVKGKAARERQTLRLEKGATAHTNTYFGRFAASYWQRWTTVTEVTATMTLEVGRRARVRLVASDIAGHRRIIDTLTTAESGTVVLSAPLDQYVDGGALWLEFDADGGELGIAELVWTAPAPERVRPVAIAICTFNRAADCAETVAALAADPTVLAAIDAVYVVDQGTDLVADRPRFREVEPAFGDKLRYIRQPNLGGAGGFTRGLYEVSAVNEHADVILMDDDILCEPETVLRLNAFANLTVEPTLVGAQMLFLLNPDYLNVGAEEVHLHELRHGQKVPKALRNTSMLKKNQERRVDAGYNAWWTCLIPAEVVAKIGLPIPIFFQWDDVEYGLRAREHGFVTVTLPNAAVWHADFYWKDYDDWARYFSTRNSLIVGAMHTDLDGKAITKQFFRTIAEHLVAMQYGLVHTTLQGIEDFLEGPKVLRDGGVAALAAARAQRADYPETIKHPAANPPVPSAEIQVRRAGGEPSRALLVLVKRAVNQWFGRTQHGLIGVTREDAHWWHVSLFDHVVVTDASQSGVRVRRRDKARARALLLRTVRVLRRLRRELPALQEQYRAAMPELTSRANWERLYGIGAGERS